One window of the Clostridia bacterium genome contains the following:
- the lepA gene encoding translation elongation factor 4 has protein sequence MEKSRIRNFCIIAHIDHGKSTLADRLIENTGTVSSRELQDQLLDSMPIERERGITIKLTPVRMFYKAKDGNEYIFNLIDTPGHVDFTYEVSRSLAACEGAILVVDATQGVEAQTLANVYLALDNNLEILPVINKIDLPSARPDEVKKEIEDIIGLDASDAPLISAKEGINIDQVLEYVVKNVPAPKGDEKEPLKALIFDSYYDNYKGAICLVRIVEGTVKAGTKIKMWSTGKVFETVEVGIFNPNPVPVNELKAGEVGYIAASIKNVADTAPGDTVTEADRPCQVPMPGYKKVQPVVYCGIFPTDGGRYNDLKDALEKLKLNDASLFYEPEVSVALGFGFRCGFLGLLHMEVIQERLEREFDLDLITTAPSVIYTVHKTNGEVLEISNPSNLPPMSEIAYMEEPIVSADIFTPPDYIGAIMELCKEKRGEYLDMQYLDKSRVRLHYTIPLNEIIFDFFDSLKSRTRGYASLDYEIKGKKESDLVKMDILLNNEVCDALSIIIHRDKAYARGRSITEKLKDVIPRQMFEIPIQAAIGGKVIARETVKALRKDVLAKCYGGDISRKRKLLEKQKEGKKRMRQFGTVEIPSEAFMSILKLDK, from the coding sequence CCTATTGAGCGTGAACGCGGCATTACCATTAAACTGACGCCAGTCAGAATGTTTTATAAAGCCAAAGACGGCAATGAGTATATTTTTAATCTTATAGATACACCTGGACATGTAGACTTTACTTATGAAGTTTCACGTTCGCTTGCTGCCTGTGAAGGTGCAATATTGGTTGTAGATGCTACACAAGGTGTCGAAGCTCAAACATTGGCTAACGTATATTTGGCATTAGACAATAATCTTGAAATATTGCCTGTTATCAATAAAATTGACTTGCCAAGTGCCAGACCAGATGAAGTAAAAAAAGAAATAGAAGATATTATTGGACTTGATGCAAGCGATGCACCTTTGATTTCAGCAAAAGAGGGGATTAATATTGACCAAGTTCTTGAATATGTAGTAAAAAATGTTCCTGCTCCTAAAGGTGATGAAAAAGAACCTTTAAAAGCGCTTATTTTTGACTCGTATTATGACAATTATAAAGGCGCTATATGTCTTGTTAGAATTGTCGAAGGCACTGTAAAAGCTGGAACAAAAATAAAAATGTGGTCAACTGGTAAAGTTTTTGAAACAGTTGAAGTTGGCATTTTTAATCCAAATCCTGTTCCTGTTAACGAATTAAAAGCTGGAGAAGTAGGCTATATAGCTGCAAGCATAAAAAATGTAGCTGATACAGCGCCTGGAGATACAGTTACCGAAGCAGACAGACCGTGCCAAGTCCCTATGCCTGGATATAAAAAGGTACAGCCTGTAGTTTATTGCGGAATTTTTCCTACAGACGGCGGAAGATATAATGACCTAAAAGACGCATTGGAAAAATTAAAACTTAATGACGCTTCATTGTTTTATGAACCTGAAGTCAGTGTGGCATTGGGTTTTGGTTTTAGATGCGGTTTTTTGGGGCTTTTGCATATGGAAGTAATTCAAGAACGACTTGAAAGAGAATTTGATCTGGATTTGATAACAACTGCTCCAAGCGTTATATATACCGTTCACAAAACTAACGGCGAAGTTTTAGAGATATCTAATCCATCTAACTTGCCTCCGATGTCAGAAATTGCATATATGGAGGAACCTATAGTTTCTGCGGACATTTTTACTCCTCCAGACTATATAGGTGCGATAATGGAATTGTGTAAAGAAAAAAGAGGCGAGTACCTTGATATGCAATATCTTGATAAAAGCAGAGTTAGATTGCACTATACAATTCCATTAAACGAAATCATTTTTGACTTTTTTGATAGTCTAAAATCACGGACAAGAGGATATGCAAGCCTTGATTATGAAATTAAAGGCAAAAAGGAATCAGACCTTGTCAAGATGGATATTCTTCTTAACAATGAAGTATGTGATGCGTTAAGCATTATAATTCATAGAGATAAGGCTTATGCAAGGGGAAGAAGCATAACAGAAAAATTAAAAGATGTTATTCCTAGACAGATGTTTGAAATACCTATTCAAGCAGCTATTGGAGGAAAAGTCATAGCCAGAGAAACCGTAAAGGCATTGAGAAAAGATGTCTTAGCAAAATGTTACGGCGGAGATATCAGCAGAAAGAGAAAACTGCTTGAAAAACAAAAAGAGGGCAAAAAGCGTATGCGTCAATTTGGCACTGTAGAAATACCTAGTGAAGCGTTTATGAGCATACTTAAGCTGG